ccgatttcaggtcctcaacatataagcatacaaaatcatccagtaaacccgctgacaggggattcgcgggtgtttagaattcttacctcccgttccagacgtgggatgaaccgttgaagtcgactcgggccatgactcctatgtcatgtacgaacccgaggggccgagacgatatcgtaatcgtcgtccttctctgcacactgtttatatttaaaactacccttccgtagggttcaaaaaaaaaagtcccaaagttcaatgtccgaaaaaaaatgtccaaaaataaaaaccttaattacagtttctaaaaaaaataaaataaaatagaatatctatatacaaaaaatttcttcttcactccttttggattcctcctttcttttcttctttggcttcgcttttgttttcagcactttctcccattttctttagctcagttccaaatctgaaagcaaacaagaaataccaaaaggcgtaaaaaggaacaaataaaataaaaataaaaaacctaaaaacaaatttataaacaactccgcgtcggcggcgccaaaacttgatggtatttttcaatgatgttatagtaagatgattcgttcactcagatttgttgagaatttgttttaagacttaataaagaaaataaggaaaaatatatatacaaaatttgtcataggatgaagagagaccgggactcgggatttcactacttttcatattgttgtggttcagtcattacttctacacaatatagctcaaacaaaagaagttgtgactctagttctttgccaaaaatatattttgtaaaatattatttgtaagttaaaagcatgacgcatctgaagtaattaaaactaagcatgcggcatctaacaaaataacaagtaattaatagaaatcataaagcaattaaatctatgcaaaaaatcaataaaataattaattcatttaccacaatcatgaaaagttgcttcctccgttgtcccggtggtggggtttagcttctcatggtgaaaacacactcaaaggaatttttcattgttcaaaaaggtgcttacaaggatgaaaagggaggaacaacaattaaaaccgggtttgtaataattatatttgttacaaaccagaacgacccacaatatgtgtcactgatactgttgctctaagacccacgtttCTGTGTTGCAaactctgtagcaaataagtctgccttgcTTGTGTCGCATTCACTGTAACATAAACGACTGCTCtctgtgggtcttatgttcttcgtcttctagggtttctgcagcagcagaaacaactctgcaactcgatcaaactcctctattttcttcccctaactctccatcctctcTCTCTGAGTCTACGCCTccaatttatactcaacaggtacaAGAATATCGCCTCATTACTTcctataatcttccattactcggtagtaaagaatatatattttatttcctttcttCTCTCATGCACGCGTCTACAGCTGCTGaactctccttatttatctctgtcACGATCCTGTCTGTTGTTCGAGTCACCTAACATGTGTATAACACGCtcgaattctccaaaactcaagcAAACCCGTGAACTACTCCTCTggtgcgtgttgctctgtttcactccatgacacgattgagccaattctgattcaaacgaacacccataccagctttctattgtcatatcacgtctacccatgaagtttcagcgattgagttaacctctaacccctccaaattccgatcgaaaaatccaTAATTTGAGAatgaaatttcccgccaaaaaaaatttaaacgaggaagaaagggttgtcccttatccaacagctggggtgcgaatagcaaagaaggtgccccttaaccaacggtgagagtccgaataacacgtgtcctccaagggtgccccgggcaacttttcgagccgaaatttccaaaaatatttatttccaaaaaatacctacaaacacacaaaacaccataataaggacgaaaacgagtactaacaatacgaaacattgaggacaaattagacacataaatgcgtctatcagagggAAACAATAGAATGTTGTTTAGTGGAAAATCATACTTTAATGGTGGTGTGTGCAACCACTAATTACTAGTTTCATATATGATAAACactctttaaaaaataaaaagacgTCGAGCATATTGTAGACACATAAAAATACCAGATTTGGAGTCCGCCTAAAGCCTTCGGGAAATATGAGACGGCCCTGATGGCAACCCAAAGCGCACACCAAGTGAAGTAGGAAGGAGACACCAAGACCGCTATGTGTGTCAATGAGTATACCCCATAACTTATTACATCTTTAATTAACAATGTTCTTTTCAGAAATACAAACTCTTTTTTCCTCTGTTGAAACTGCACCGCAGTTTTCTTATGCACGTTCTAACAGCCATCTAGATATTTGTCAACCCTACTACGTGATATTAAATTCTTGTTAGTTAAACTTATATCGATCTATTTATTTTTTGGCTTTTAAGTTGATCGCACATATATAAATATGAAATGTTGAAAAGTAGTAACTAGTAGTCTAATGTGATCGAAGGAACATCCtcgtatatatatatgtacaaattATTTAGGGATTGAGATTCGTATTACTCGATTAAAATATACGTTATTAAGGTAATGCGGTCCGAGAAAGTTAAAACCAGTTGTCTTATTTCAAGAAGAAGTTAATTGTCTTGTTTCTAAGTGAAGTCAAGGGACTTGTTGATATTTGATATTGTATTTGGCTTCGAACTACTAATATTTTAAATTTCACTGGTTATTTCTTTAACTAAGATGAAGCTAAACTTGAGTCTGACTAACAACTGAAGCTTCCCCGAGACTCTCCCTTGGACGATGCTCAGCCGCCTAACTGGCGTGCTTTTGCAAAAGCAAAGGCCTATAAATGTGTGCATATCCGCCTAAATCTCCCTTGGATGATGAGCATGAAAATTTAGTTGCTCTTTTGAAATAAAACATTCGAGCGAATGAGGAATTATGAAATGAAGCTGAACCCCGCCAAGAGATTGTTCAAAGTCACGTCGAGGAAATTTCTTGGATATATATTGCAGAAATGAATTGAAGTGAGCCTGGAATAGATATGATTGATACTTGAGATGCCATCACTGAGAAATAAGAAGGATGTACAAAAAGCTTACTGGAATATTGGCCGCTCTCAATAGATTCATCATGTGTGCTTCTAATAGATGTAAACCATTCTTTCAAACTCTGAAGAAGGTAGAAAGAAGCAAACAGTGAACTTCACATTTGAGCGAACTTACTGGGAGAGATTACACACAGTTCAAACTAGTCAAACTCGTAAAAGACTACAAATTACATAATGACAACAATACCATTTCCAGACCACTATATTAACAtaaaatctgaagaaaaaaaatgaattagAAGCAACATACCAGTAACTCCGGAACACACTTGACATCATCAATTGATCTTCCATTAAATCTATACTTGCCTTGAAAATTCTTTCATTCCTTTACATCTACGCAAACTATTAAATAACAAAAAGGTTCAATATTTGTACCATTTGATTCAACCAAGAACACACCATAAGAAGATTCTAATAATATTTAGTAAAGTGGAAACAGAAAATATAAAGCCTTGTTGTAATTTGTTAAAGTATCAATCGTCATCTACTTTGATTCACATCCACTGGAGATGGATACTCATTCCCAACAGATGCCATCAATAGACCAAGGCTGTTAATAAGAGGTACCAAATTGCTGGGGTGTACCAATCCCTCACCAACATACATTTTGTCCTAATTGTATTTTGGTACACCTCTAAGTAATTTGGTACCCTATTAGCAACCCACCCATGATGCCAAGCAAATCATATATCAGGAGGTTGGCGCTCCCAGACCCATTGTGCAACTTTTATTAAGAacgctattattggggcgtcacattccattagaggggcgtcacctaataggataaAAACGGGTCATccagaagtaatatcaaaaattccttatctcaaataattttgtaatgaccgaaTAACCCTttggttaattttaattttatctaatttaattagataataattaatttctacggttggaatcgatccaaacctggacgtaaaaccaatttctacggttggaatcaatcaaaaacctggacgtaaaatcaatttctacggttggaattaaaaggaacctggacgtcaAATTGAAATTTACGGCTAGGTTGACGCAAGGAAAATTTAATAAACTAAACttagacgtaaaattgaaaattacggttggaattcaactaaacctagacgtaaaattgaaaattacggttgaaattcaactaaacctggacgtaaaatcacttctatggttggaattaaaagaaaactggacgtaaaaccggattttacggttggaattaaaagaaacctggacgtaaaatgagcttctacggttggaaactaATCCAAACTTGGACGTTAAACTACATGCAAATTAAATTTTACGGTTGTAATTAATcctaacctggacgtaaaatcagttctacggtttttaagttttattttagttaaagggtaagctagacattttgtatatgtgttaggatatcccataactacTTTTTTGGATATTAAAAATCCAAGTGAAGTCCCTTTATTGAAATGTGACGCCTATGTGTCACcggaaatatccaacaaaattgtaCTATGGATTTTTGCATCATCCGTGTTGGTGTTGCGCTGCTTTGTGGGATGTTCGGGATTGCTCTACTGTGCGTGTTACACGTTGTTTGTTAGGCATATGCTACGCATCACGCGCATATTACCATTTGCGACTCGTTTTTAGTTACCTTTCATCAGCTCTTTCTTCCCTTCGGATTCTCCATCTCTTTTCTGTAACATCTATTTTCTTACTCATCATACCAATTAGATATTTATATAAGACcgccatttttttatttttctctctctccGTTTATTTTCCTCATATCTATCAAATCAGAATTTCAGATCAGATCTCTCTCTATATCGGATCCACAGTAAGTTTTTCGCTTCATAAGATCTCATCTCATTTTGTTTCGTTCTCAATATCTCTTTCTATCTGAATGCCTACAATTTTCGATTCTATTCTAGATATTCTTCGTGAAAATTGATTCCGATTAGCATTAGGGACCAAATTAGATACAATTCCAAGTTTGGTTATCGTTGTTTGGATTGAACATTGAAGAATTTGATCAATTTCTGCTAAATTATATTTGAACGCGAAAATCTGATCGAGTTTTGGTTGGAATTGTGAGGTAAACTTGTTCTTTTCAGTAGTAGTAGATCGAGGTTTTTGGTTAAGATGTTGGTTTTTTTTGCTGAACTTAGTTGAAAACTTGTTAATGATGTTGACATTTGAGTTTTAGTCACTTTTATCTCTGTGGATTCCTAGGATAGGATTCTTTTGAATCAGCCAGTGATATGATCTTGACTATCGAAGTGAATTTTGAACTATCTTAGGGTTTAATCGTATATTAGTAAGTTTGTATATCAATTCATATATCATAATATCAGCTTAGGACATAAAACTGTTTTCAAGCTCCTTTTGCTGCTGAGTTGGTTAACAGGAATTTGTCAGCTAGATTTTTATTGATCAATTTTTGTATCTACTTTTATGACTTCCTGTTTTTGATTATTGACTGTTTGAATGTTTTGGATATAGCTTAAAGATGGTTGCTCCAATGGAGGAGGGTTCACTAGAGATCGGAATGGGTAAGCTGACTCtcatgttagattttttgtgaaTTTGGATTGTTGGAAACTAGGACACACATATTGCATTTCTCAAGTTTACACACCTGAGCTCCCAGGTTATTGATCCATTGGCAAGTCAATTTTGTTATTGTCCTCAACAATAGGAAAATAgaggaattctttttttttttttaattataagaGAGAATGATTCATACTGTTACTGTAGTTAGAAGTTTATTACATCTATAATTTGTATGTAACTGGTTGAAACATACTGATGTTCGTTCATGTTGGTGTACTTTGATCAGCATATTGAATTTTTTCCTCTTTATAATTATTGCAGAGTATAGAACTGTCTCTGGAGTAGCAGGACCACTTGTTATCTTAGAGAAAGTTAAGGTAGGTTATCTCTCTTCTTTGCCTATTTTGATGGTTATGCAATTTTTCTACATTGGGTGCTATTTTTTTGTAGGTTATGCAAGTGATCTtgtaccattttttcttttctttttcagggtCCTAAATATCAGGAAATTGTTAATATCCGTTTGGGAGATGGTACAACCAGACGTGGTCAAGTTCTAGAAGTTGATGGGGAGAAAGCTGTTGTGCAGGTTATCCTAAATCATGCTTTTTCCACCATCTCATAATGTTCCCATGTTAACGGAGCTTTGAATTTTTAACTTAGACATGTTTCTGATTGTAGATTTTACGTATCTTTTTGGCCAGGTGTTCGAGGGAACATCAGGAATTGACAACAAGTACACAACTGTGCAATTCACAGGAGAAGTGAGTAACTGATTTTTTTTGGTCTTTACATGTGTGGGTTTTTAGTGATTTTCACACTCTACAACTTCGTCATTGCTTTCTTTTGTGTAAAGATTGCACAGACCGCAAGTAGAATATCAATGATGCCTTTTAAGTACACATGGGCATAGATGCACAGTTGAATGTTTAAATACATATACTTATTAGTTATTTCATGTTCCttcttttctttagtttcctctAGCACTGATGTATTATTTCATGGAATCATATCTCTGTGGCTTTGCCGTGAAAGCTTAAAAGGAAATGGGAACTATgcggttggttttcactttctcTTTAACAATTTCTTTTTTAGGTTCTCAAAACTCCTGTCTCTCTTGATATGCTTGGACGAATTTTTAATGGATCCGGGAAACCCATTGATAATGGACCCCCTATTCTCCCCGAGGCTTACCTGGATATTTCTGGTGAGTCCATTAGAGGAATGCTGAATTATTTACCTTCAGATCGTGAAACAACAGTGCATCTATAATTTTCGTGAATGTCTGTCTTTCTTTTTCAGGGAGTTCCATTAACCCAAGTGAAAGAACCTATCCAGAGGAAATGATCCAGACTGGAATATCAACAATTGATGTCATGAATTCCATTGCTCGAGGGCAGAAGATACCTCTGTTTTCTGCTGCCGGTCTTCCTCATAATGAAATTGCTGCGCAGATTTGTCGTCAAGCTGGTCTTGTGAAACGATTGGAGAAAAAAGAAAACCTTCTGGAGGTAGTTGCTTGTTACTGAAAGTTGTAACCATAACTATAAGAGGTGTTAAATGGTTGACTTAGTAACATCGTTCAAAATGACATTCATGTggtactttcatgtgaacatgcaAATATTAGATCATTAGTTAAAAGTGAATCTTAGGATATGACGCTGTTGTCAAGTTTTGTTGCTCCAAATATCAAATATCAAAAATATGTTTATAAGCTTTTTACTGTTTTTGTTTTTACCCGCATTCATTCTTTTAACGGGATCTAATATCTTATGGTGATCTTTCTACTTAAAATTTGAATTCACAGGACGCGGAAGAAGACAATTTTGCCATCGTGTTTGCTGCAATGGGAGTAAACATGGAAACAGCACAATTCTTCAAACGTGATTTTGAGGAAAATGGATCAATGGAGAGAGTTACCCTTTTCTTAAACTTGGTATGTGTTAACATGGTATTATCATGCTATAAATGTTTCTATTTGGTACTCATTAAATTGAAGTTATTAGTAATGTGTgttatcttctcttctttttgaATTTGATATGGAGTTAACTTGTTAATAAGCTGTTGCcgctttttttttcttcgtgtgCAGGCAAATGACCCAACCATTGAGCGTATTATTACCCCTCGAATTGCTCTCACCACAGCTGAATACTTGGCTTATGAGTGCGGGAAGCATGTTCTGGTTATCTTAACTGATATGAGTTCTTACGCAGATGCTCTTCGTGAGGTAATGAGCTGCTCTGTTCTTTTATTATTCAGTTGGGTCTCTCTGAAGAGAATGAGAAAACCAAGAAACTTCTAGTATGTGTAGCATGCAAATGATAAACCCTCACGATAAAGTAAATTCCCGCAGTGTGACACACATGAATTGCAGATAAATGTCACAACAAGATTCTTGTTTAATCTTCTCCTCCGAATTGAGTTGGTGTGGCTATGTTATTGTGCATACTATCAAGGTGGCACCGTTAGTCTAGTCTGAGGCATACTGCTAGGTATTCAAACAAGAGTCTGTAGTAAATTCATCTGTTTGTGATTAGGGCCTGTTTCAATGTATAACACGTGAAGACACAAGTTTTGTGGGACTTCTGACGTTGTTGATTGTTATTAAGTTCTCGAGTATCCTTGCATAGTACCATTCATACTAATCTTATCCTCGCCATGTCTATGAATATGATAAGTTTACATCGTGGTGCAGGTatctgctgctcgtgaagaagtGCCTGGAAGACGTGGTTATCCTGGGTATATGTATACTGATCTGGCAACAATCTATGAGCGTGCTGGGCGTATTGAAGGAAGAAAGGGATCCATCACTCAAATCCCCATTTTAACTATGCCGAACGATGGTACTGTCACGACATAATCTCTTGTTCACTCTACCTTTCTAACCATGCATTGTTGTTAAccagtgttttttttcttttttgtattcacCAGATATTACTCACCCCACACCGGATCTTACGGGTTACATTACGGAGGGGCAGATTTATATTGATAGGCAGCTTCACAATCGACAGGTGAGTAATATATTGGGATTCCTTATGTTAGAATCATAGTAAAGAGTGATTTATAAAGATCAATTTGGAATGGAGGGTGTTGCAAAGAGAATTACATAGCAGTCTCGGAAATGTAACTGTACAGTTAGTTCGAGTTCCATTAAACAACCGTCTTATTGTTTAACTATTTAGCACTATTTAGAATTAGTGGTTCACGGACCATTTTGAGGATGCTTACTTTCTGCACTGAACATTGTCTTATGCTTGTGTTCTGCAGATTTACCCACCAATCAATGTCCTACCATCACTCTCGCGATTGATGAAGGTAACTTATTTCAAATTGTTAAGCTTTACTTGAGCTTGGGACCTCTCAGGAATTGAAAATTTGGGAATTAATATTTAACTAAACTACTTTTTATCCTTGCAGAGTGCTATTGGAGAGGGGATGACTCGTCGAGACCATTCTGATGTGTCTAACCAGGTCAGTTACTCGATAAAGCAAATGTCAGATCACTTTAatttaaacatacacatttaccCTGACTGATGCTGTTGATTATGTAAACAGTTATATGCAAATTATGCTATTGGAAAAGATGTCCAGGCAATGAAGGCTGTGGTTGGAGAAGAAGCACTTTCATCAGAGGACTTGGTTCGACTCATACCCTCTTAACCTCTTTGGATATTCAGCActtctttttaaatttttttgttttacaTTATTAAAAATTGCTAATATGAACGTTTATTTTTATTTACAGTTGTATCTTGAGTTCCTAGACAAATTTGAGAGGAAATTTGTGGCACAAGGAGCCTATGACACCAGAAACATTTTCCAGTCTCTTGATTTGGCGTGGACACTTCTTCGTATTTTCCCTCGTGAACTCCTTCACCGTATACCAGCAAAGACCTTGGATGCGTACTACAGTCGTGAAGCATCTAACTGAGATCTATGCAAAGAAAGGCCGTGAATGCCTCTACTCTTCTGCACTGTAAGTAGCATCAGTTTGAGCTCTACGTGGTTTTCTTTTGGTTCCTTTTGCCTCAACAGGAAGCAGTAGCTCACCAGTCTCCTGGACGAATAAAGAGGGTGTACCCTGTTCAAGTCTAAATTATATTTGTTATTCTAGGTATTCTTAACAACAATCATTATTTCGACGGTGCGCTTTTTTGTAATATCTCCGTACTTATTTATCTGTGTTACCCAGGGGTATGGGTACAGCTCATACATTCTGGAAGGAACAAAAAGGGGCATATATGTGATATATGCCCTTACTGTATGTGATTCTTGTTTAGTTCCATTCCCATGTCACATGTATTGGTACGATCTGGTTACTACATATTTACGAGGGGTTTTTCCAGTTTTTGTAACCTAGAAATTTGGCTGCTCCGTtctcgactagcctacttttgATAGTTGGCCGCTTCTTTCCTCATTTGTCCCTGTCATATTATATTCCAAACCCCTTGTTTGATGCTCATATTGAGACCCATCAAGATTGGACCTGGTAGTGGTAGTTGAGCAGTTTCAAATTAGAAGACCTAGTTACAAAAGGCTAGATTCAACTTCCCATTTATTGTAGTTTCTCATATTCTAAAACTGTGCTTGATCCAAGATTTGTGGTTTCTTTGTGAAACGATTTAAAGAAGTCAAATAAGATTGGTTTGCAGGGATTTGGAATTGGTTCACCGTCCAAAGGAAATTTTCAAAATGTGAAGCATTTATTTGAACTATTCTAAATGTTGCCCAGGTGCTCTTCTACCTACTGTCTTCCAGTCAGAAATTTAGGCTGGAGGTAGTAGGTGTGATCGAGTTGGCTAGGCTTACTAAATTTTGTCAAAACAGAAGAAGTAAATATTGTTTTGACCATATAAATGTCTCCCAGGTGCTCTTCTACCTACTGTCTTCCAATCAGAAATTTTGGCTGGAGGTAGTAGGTGTGATCGAGTCGCCAGGCTTACCAGCTATCGAACTTGAGGTTGAGAGTATAAGGTAAACGGGAAACAAAGAAAATGGCAAAACAACAAATATACGAACTCAAAATCCTTTTTACATAATCGTAGTATGGTACAAGAAGATCAGTATAATCTTGTATGACGCTGTATGTACGGATAGTAAGGTAGGGTAGAGAGAAAAATTAGAATGTCAACGACAATGAGTGAAGAGGAACTTCCTCAAGACGCGTcgatccaaaaacaaaaaaatatctcCTCAAGAACCATAATTTAGAATAGCAAGTCCACCAAAATAGAGGAAACTCGTCAAGGGATAAACTTCTACAAATCTCTTCTGCATAATGGACATGAACCATGTTTGATGAGCCACTTATCAATACAAGACAGATGAAACATGTGATTACATTGAGGCAATCTTCGAACTGTTTCTCCGGGTTGGAGATCCTGAAAACATAACAAAAATGTTGGTATAAAATTTCATGATATTCA
This is a stretch of genomic DNA from Papaver somniferum cultivar HN1 chromosome 1, ASM357369v1, whole genome shotgun sequence. It encodes these proteins:
- the LOC113291408 gene encoding V-type proton ATPase subunit B2 — its product is MVAPMEEGSLEIGMEYRTVSGVAGPLVILEKVKGPKYQEIVNIRLGDGTTRRGQVLEVDGEKAVVQVFEGTSGIDNKYTTVQFTGEVLKTPVSLDMLGRIFNGSGKPIDNGPPILPEAYLDISGSSINPSERTYPEEMIQTGISTIDVMNSIARGQKIPLFSAAGLPHNEIAAQICRQAGLVKRLEKKENLLEDAEEDNFAIVFAAMGVNMETAQFFKRDFEENGSMERVTLFLNLANDPTIERIITPRIALTTAEYLAYECGKHVLVILTDMSSYADALREVSAAREEVPGRRGYPGYMYTDLATIYERAGRIEGRKGSITQIPILTMPNDDITHPTPDLTGYITEGQIYIDRQLHNRQIYPPINVLPSLSRLMKSAIGEGMTRRDHSDVSNQLYANYAIGKDVQAMKAVVGEEALSSEDLLYLEFLDKFERKFVAQGAYDTRNIFQSLDLAWTLLRIFPRELLHRIPAKTLDAYYSREASN